In Solobacterium moorei, a single genomic region encodes these proteins:
- a CDS encoding MATE family efflux transporter, translated as MSTVNQEAHYRRMTQDSIPHLITQLAIPTIISMLVTSIYNMADTYFVGTISTSASGATGIVFSLMSILQAFGFMFGHGAGANISQQLGSKNVEKARIYASTSFFLSIFVGAVVMVIGLIFMDPMMRLMGSTDTILPYARIYAFYILLAGMAMTSSCVLNNILRYEGKAFYAMIGLTLGGVLNIFGDYILVRIFHMGIAGAGLSTTVSQYISMFVLVLPYLQGKTQSRLQPKYVSCKPKILNRIFSTGLPSLSRQGLNSLSTMVLNTTSAMYGDAAVAGISIATRIVSFLFCVALGIGQGFQPVSAFNYGAKIYSRVKNGFYFTLKSGTALMVILAVIAFTFSGQFVALFRDDPDVIAVGTTALRFQCVSLVLMPMTMYGNMLFQSISCSAVATFLAMLRSGLVLIPAVIILHACFGITGIEAAQSVSEITTAIISLPFILYLFKTFPEDGRDII; from the coding sequence ATGTCTACAGTGAATCAAGAGGCACATTATCGTCGCATGACACAAGATTCAATACCTCATTTAATTACACAATTAGCAATCCCGACGATTATATCGATGCTTGTAACGAGTATTTATAATATGGCAGATACTTATTTTGTAGGTACAATCAGTACCTCAGCAAGTGGTGCGACTGGTATCGTATTTAGTTTGATGTCCATTCTACAGGCCTTTGGATTTATGTTTGGACATGGTGCAGGTGCGAATATCTCACAACAATTGGGCTCAAAGAATGTAGAGAAGGCTAGAATATACGCCTCAACAAGTTTCTTTCTTTCTATTTTTGTTGGTGCGGTCGTGATGGTAATTGGACTTATCTTTATGGATCCAATGATGCGTTTGATGGGTAGTACAGATACTATTCTTCCTTACGCAAGAATATATGCCTTCTATATCTTACTTGCAGGCATGGCGATGACGTCGAGTTGTGTGTTAAACAATATTTTGCGTTATGAAGGGAAAGCCTTTTATGCGATGATTGGTCTAACACTTGGTGGTGTCTTGAATATCTTTGGTGATTATATCTTAGTCCGTATATTTCATATGGGTATTGCTGGTGCAGGTCTTAGTACAACAGTCTCACAATATATTAGTATGTTTGTACTAGTATTACCTTATCTACAAGGCAAAACACAAAGTCGTTTACAACCAAAATATGTATCATGCAAGCCTAAAATTTTGAATCGTATCTTTTCGACAGGACTACCATCTCTGAGTCGACAAGGATTAAATTCACTTTCTACAATGGTATTAAATACTACATCTGCGATGTATGGTGATGCGGCTGTTGCAGGCATTTCTATCGCAACACGTATTGTGTCATTCTTATTCTGTGTTGCGCTTGGTATTGGTCAAGGATTCCAGCCTGTTAGTGCATTTAACTATGGAGCAAAAATATATAGTCGTGTAAAGAATGGTTTCTACTTTACACTCAAGAGTGGTACTGCATTGATGGTGATTCTTGCGGTAATTGCATTTACATTCTCAGGACAATTTGTTGCACTATTTAGAGATGATCCTGATGTTATTGCAGTTGGTACAACGGCATTACGTTTCCAATGTGTATCATTAGTATTAATGCCGATGACGATGTATGGAAATATGCTATTCCAGTCAATCTCATGTAGTGCTGTTGCGACATTTCTAGCAATGTTACGTAGTGGGCTCGTTCTAATTCCTGCTGTCATCATCTTGCATGCATGTTTTGGAATAACAGGTATTGAAGCGGCACAATCTGTAAGTGAGATTACGACAGCGATTATTTCGTTACCGTTTATTCTTTACCTATTTAAAACGTTTCCAGAAGATGGAAGAGATATCATATAA
- a CDS encoding FAD:protein FMN transferase, producing the protein MKRKITKLLVSTLSVCTLLAGCTTKESKNSTSNNTSNNSETLAKYENVSSDVGFDTIYSYMEYTTNTDSAATHFKDSTILLRYYNQLFDIYNDYDGINNLKTVNDNAGIKPVKVDKPIIDMLHMAKAFYDYSNGEFDITMGALLKVWHKYREEGIKLNAEKQLGNLPPEEELTQAAGCKGWDNVVINDEESTVYITQPCQSFDVGGIAKGYATELVAEEVGQHMQAGYFNVGRNIRTVNDKPDGNTWNVGIADPEGALPNGLALISSKGSFSFVTSGDYERFYIATDGNSYHHIIDPSTNYPATHYRSVTIFTEDSGVADCLSTTLFTLSIEDGKKVLEAYKKATGKKANAVWVMDPAKKQGDGKETNGYYVVASEGLKDIITY; encoded by the coding sequence ATGAAAAGAAAAATTACAAAATTATTAGTTAGCACATTAAGCGTTTGTACACTACTTGCTGGCTGTACAACAAAAGAGAGTAAAAACAGCACTTCTAACAACACTTCAAACAACAGTGAAACCCTAGCCAAATATGAAAATGTGAGTTCTGATGTAGGTTTCGATACAATCTATAGTTACATGGAATATACAACAAATACAGATTCTGCAGCCACTCATTTTAAGGACAGCACTATCCTACTTCGTTATTACAACCAATTATTTGATATTTATAACGACTACGATGGTATCAATAACCTAAAGACAGTCAATGATAACGCTGGTATCAAACCAGTCAAGGTTGATAAGCCAATTATTGACATGTTGCATATGGCAAAAGCGTTCTACGATTATTCCAATGGTGAATTTGATATTACCATGGGCGCCCTTCTTAAGGTTTGGCATAAGTATCGTGAAGAAGGTATTAAACTCAACGCCGAAAAACAGCTTGGCAATCTTCCACCAGAGGAAGAACTTACACAAGCTGCAGGTTGTAAGGGTTGGGATAACGTTGTAATTAACGATGAAGAAAGCACAGTATATATCACACAACCATGTCAGTCATTCGATGTTGGTGGTATTGCAAAAGGATATGCGACCGAATTAGTTGCTGAAGAAGTAGGTCAACATATGCAAGCAGGTTACTTCAATGTTGGTAGAAACATTCGTACAGTGAATGATAAACCTGATGGAAATACATGGAATGTGGGTATTGCCGATCCTGAAGGCGCTTTACCGAATGGTCTTGCGCTAATCTCTTCCAAAGGCTCCTTCTCCTTTGTTACAAGCGGAGACTATGAGCGCTTCTATATCGCAACAGATGGTAATAGTTATCACCACATTATTGATCCATCCACAAATTATCCTGCTACGCATTACCGTAGTGTCACCATCTTCACAGAAGATTCTGGTGTAGCTGATTGCTTAAGTACAACACTATTTACACTCTCCATCGAAGATGGAAAGAAAGTACTTGAAGCTTACAAGAAAGCAACTGGCAAAAAAGCAAATGCAGTATGGGTCATGGATCCAGCAAAGAAACAAGGTGATGGTAAAGAAACAAACGGCTATTACGTTGTAGCAAGCGAAGGCTTAAAAGACATTATTACTTATTAG
- a CDS encoding RnfABCDGE type electron transport complex subunit C, which yields MSIFTGPMKLHLNGHKDWTLHKEVLKSIDPDVVWIPLVNGAAPCQPLVQVGDEVKIGQKIAERNDAFYLPLFASVSGTVTGIEKFLGAGGTMIDHLRIQNDHKHTVERAFAKFDYEKASWQELHAFAKDSGMLGLGGAGFPSYVKYNKPENVDLFIVNAVECEPFLTSDYKNIEENMDLLKIGTLAFFKMSNAKAGCVAIKEDKKEQIAQLQETFKGTPIEVRIVPNVYPMGWERALVYQLTKKRYDRLPIEAGCIVNNASTAIAFGNAIVNGMPVTHKYLTVSGDAVKNPQNVYVPVGTKVHEIIDAVGGYKDGVDDVVLLAGGPMMGRAVPNDQFVVMAQNNGLTIQKYEKPDTVACLRCGRCTETCPSGLQPVRIASEHKSVDYDTLMRLDVMNCIECGLCTYVCPSKIEVTENVRRAKTFVRAKLASQAKK from the coding sequence ATGTCAATATTTACAGGACCAATGAAGCTTCATTTAAATGGACATAAGGATTGGACACTTCATAAAGAAGTATTGAAGTCTATCGATCCAGATGTTGTTTGGATTCCACTTGTAAACGGTGCTGCCCCATGTCAACCACTTGTTCAAGTTGGAGATGAAGTTAAGATTGGACAAAAGATAGCAGAAAGAAATGATGCATTCTATTTACCACTCTTTGCGTCTGTTTCAGGTACTGTTACAGGTATCGAAAAGTTCTTGGGTGCAGGTGGTACAATGATTGACCATTTACGTATTCAAAATGATCACAAGCATACAGTAGAACGTGCGTTTGCGAAATTTGATTATGAAAAGGCTAGCTGGCAGGAATTACATGCATTCGCCAAGGATTCCGGTATGCTTGGTTTAGGTGGTGCTGGATTTCCGTCTTATGTAAAGTATAACAAGCCAGAGAATGTTGACCTCTTTATCGTTAATGCGGTTGAGTGTGAACCATTCTTAACATCAGATTATAAAAATATTGAAGAAAACATGGACTTACTCAAGATAGGTACACTTGCGTTCTTCAAGATGAGTAATGCAAAGGCTGGTTGTGTCGCAATCAAGGAAGATAAGAAGGAACAGATTGCCCAATTACAAGAAACCTTTAAGGGAACACCAATTGAGGTGCGTATCGTTCCTAACGTTTACCCAATGGGTTGGGAAAGAGCGCTTGTATACCAGTTAACAAAGAAGCGTTATGACAGATTGCCGATCGAAGCAGGTTGTATTGTTAACAACGCATCTACAGCGATTGCATTTGGTAATGCGATTGTAAATGGTATGCCAGTTACACATAAGTACTTAACTGTATCCGGTGATGCGGTTAAGAATCCACAGAATGTATATGTTCCTGTTGGAACAAAGGTACATGAGATTATCGACGCTGTTGGTGGATATAAAGATGGTGTGGATGATGTAGTGTTACTCGCTGGTGGACCAATGATGGGCCGTGCAGTTCCTAACGATCAATTCGTAGTAATGGCACAGAACAATGGTCTTACAATTCAGAAGTATGAAAAGCCAGATACAGTTGCTTGTTTACGTTGTGGACGTTGTACGGAAACATGTCCATCTGGATTACAACCAGTACGTATCGCTTCTGAACATAAGTCTGTAGACTATGATACATTAATGCGTTTGGATGTAATGAACTGTATTGAATGCGGTCTATGTACATATGTATGTCCATCTAAGATTGAAGTAACTGAGAATGTTAGACGTGCAAAGACATTTGTGCGTGCAAAACTAGCATCACAGGCAAAGAAATAG
- a CDS encoding RnfABCDGE type electron transport complex subunit D gives MKFSYKVAPNYAAKQSTTGIMLELSLALVVVTVASAIWYGMTGGAELGIRVILLSIAAVVTALCTETLYLLARKKKDIAKELLHSYGWVTGLIIPLITRINVSFYAIIIATAIAILFGKMLFGGFGQNIFNPAAFAEAIIMNSFSASVAADIQTGATPLAAMKSYGWVVDGSALQNVLGQFGNLSGMFLGNYQSAIGGSCALLLILVAVYLIARRIIDYRLTVTYIVTVFVVSLIVGLMHGAGIEYAIVNVLMGGVLFAGVFMLTDPVTSPVSIPGRYVFAVGAAALTLIIRWKSNLPDGALFSILIMNMLTPAIDQLLDGSQIKDAAKIARKAVIAMCVFLIAVLLVGSSLVAKTPAAAEEPKKDDKPVETVALSAEDYSENNAECTETSNDGATAVYACKAKGFEGVNEATVTIDVAKKTVVSIAVIKFSDTEEVGDQATTEEQLKKYVGATADSKIDSTTGATFTSKSLRAMIAKVLKSASAVALGKEDFKENKAECSETSNDGTIAVYACKAHGFEGVNEATVTVDIASKSVKSIEVTKFSDTEDVGDQATKAAELDKYKGVTLESKVDSTTGATFTSTSLRAMITTALQAATK, from the coding sequence ATGAAATTTTCATATAAAGTAGCGCCTAACTATGCGGCTAAACAATCCACAACAGGTATTATGTTGGAACTTAGCTTAGCTTTGGTTGTTGTGACAGTTGCTTCTGCAATCTGGTATGGAATGACAGGCGGTGCTGAATTAGGTATTCGTGTTATTCTACTATCTATCGCTGCTGTAGTAACTGCATTGTGTACTGAAACATTGTACTTACTTGCAAGAAAGAAAAAGGACATCGCAAAAGAATTGTTACATTCCTATGGTTGGGTAACAGGTTTAATTATTCCATTAATTACAAGAATTAATGTTAGTTTCTACGCAATTATTATTGCGACTGCAATTGCAATCTTGTTTGGTAAGATGTTATTTGGTGGATTTGGTCAAAACATTTTTAACCCAGCAGCATTTGCTGAGGCAATTATCATGAACTCATTTAGTGCAAGTGTTGCAGCTGATATTCAAACAGGTGCTACACCATTAGCAGCTATGAAGTCGTATGGTTGGGTAGTTGATGGCAGTGCATTACAAAATGTATTAGGTCAATTTGGCAACTTATCCGGCATGTTCTTAGGAAACTATCAGAGTGCTATCGGTGGATCATGTGCATTATTATTAATTCTCGTGGCAGTATATCTCATTGCTAGACGTATTATTGACTATCGTTTAACAGTGACGTATATCGTAACAGTATTCGTGGTATCTCTTATTGTTGGTTTGATGCATGGTGCAGGCATTGAATACGCAATCGTTAACGTATTAATGGGTGGGGTATTATTCGCTGGCGTGTTCATGTTAACAGACCCAGTTACTTCACCAGTATCAATCCCTGGTAGATATGTTTTTGCAGTAGGTGCCGCAGCTCTTACATTGATTATCCGATGGAAGTCTAACTTACCAGATGGTGCGTTATTCTCCATCTTGATTATGAATATGCTAACGCCTGCAATTGATCAGTTACTTGATGGAAGCCAGATTAAGGATGCAGCAAAGATTGCACGTAAGGCGGTTATCGCAATGTGTGTATTCTTAATAGCAGTTCTTCTTGTTGGATCAAGTTTAGTAGCAAAGACTCCAGCAGCTGCTGAAGAACCTAAGAAGGACGATAAGCCAGTGGAAACAGTAGCATTAAGTGCAGAAGACTATAGCGAAAATAACGCAGAGTGCACAGAAACAAGTAATGATGGTGCAACTGCAGTATATGCATGTAAGGCAAAGGGATTTGAAGGTGTTAACGAAGCTACAGTTACAATTGATGTAGCGAAGAAGACAGTTGTATCCATTGCGGTTATTAAGTTTAGTGATACGGAAGAGGTTGGTGATCAAGCTACTACAGAAGAACAACTTAAGAAATATGTTGGTGCAACTGCAGATAGTAAGATTGATTCAACAACAGGAGCAACATTTACAAGTAAGTCACTACGTGCAATGATTGCGAAGGTATTAAAGTCTGCTTCCGCAGTAGCATTAGGTAAAGAAGATTTTAAAGAAAACAAAGCAGAATGTTCAGAAACAAGTAATGATGGCACAATCGCTGTCTATGCATGTAAGGCACATGGCTTTGAAGGTGTAAACGAAGCAACAGTTACAGTAGATATAGCTAGCAAGTCCGTCAAGAGTATCGAAGTAACAAAGTTTAGCGATACAGAAGACGTAGGCGACCAAGCAACAAAAGCAGCTGAGTTAGATAAGTACAAGGGAGTAACACTCGAAAGTAAAGTGGACTCTACAACAGGAGCAACATTTACAAGTACATCACTCAGAGCGATGATTACAACAGCCCTACAGGCTGCAACAAAGTAA
- a CDS encoding FMN-binding protein, whose protein sequence is MKIDKTSGVYKACMLGILCAVCGILLSTVNAITAPIIEENALASVKSSLEIIYPGATFTDVTEDKIGLLELKDGEDTLIDGIYNAEGKGTIFTLHSTGYNADGFKFMIAYNNDGSIGGYSVLEQAETAGKGDKAFKDPYVSDVLKLTSSDTMPLITGATITTTAVGKAVDQARQVFNKMNNISYDENATATPAPKAEPVELAKEDFKENKAECSETSNDGTIAVYACKAHGFEGVNEATVTVDIASKSVKSIEVTKFSDTEDVGDQATKAAELDKYKGVTLESKVDSTTGATFTSTSLRAMITTALQAATK, encoded by the coding sequence ATGAAAATTGATAAGACTTCAGGAGTATATAAAGCATGCATGCTTGGTATTCTCTGTGCTGTATGTGGAATTCTACTATCAACAGTAAATGCGATTACCGCTCCTATTATTGAAGAAAACGCATTGGCATCTGTTAAGTCATCGCTTGAAATAATTTATCCAGGAGCAACATTTACAGATGTTACAGAAGACAAGATTGGTCTTCTTGAATTAAAAGATGGTGAAGATACTCTCATCGATGGTATTTACAACGCTGAAGGTAAGGGAACGATCTTTACATTACATTCTACGGGTTATAACGCCGATGGATTTAAGTTTATGATTGCGTATAACAATGATGGCTCCATTGGTGGATATAGTGTGCTAGAACAAGCTGAAACAGCTGGTAAGGGTGATAAGGCATTTAAGGATCCATATGTAAGTGATGTATTAAAACTTACCTCTTCTGATACAATGCCACTCATCACTGGTGCAACAATTACAACTACTGCAGTGGGGAAAGCGGTTGATCAAGCTAGACAAGTATTCAATAAGATGAATAACATCTCTTACGATGAAAATGCGACAGCTACACCTGCTCCAAAAGCAGAGCCTGTTGAACTAGCAAAGGAAGACTTCAAAGAAAACAAAGCAGAATGTTCAGAAACAAGTAATGATGGCACAATCGCTGTCTATGCATGTAAGGCACATGGCTTTGAAGGTGTAAACGAAGCAACAGTTACAGTAGATATAGCTAGCAAGTCCGTCAAGAGTATCGAAGTAACAAAGTTTAGCGATACAGAAGACGTAGGCGACCAAGCAACAAAAGCAGCTGAGTTAGATAAGTACAAGGGAGTAACACTCGAAAGTAAAGTGGACTCTACAACAGGAGCAACATTTACAAGTACATCACTCAGAGCGATGATTACAACAGCCCTACAGGCTGCAACAAAGTAA
- the rsxE gene encoding electron transport complex subunit RsxE has product MSEKKIKGQGFFSRLATENPVFATYLGICSTLAITTSLNSAIGMGVAVIVVLTLSNILVSLIAPITPDDIHIPVYIVIIATLVTIVSMFMHAYTPSLFTALGAFLDLVVVNCIILGRAEAYACKHTVLESIVDGLQQGCAYTFALLAMSLIRQLLGTGGLSFSNPFTNNVVFAFRIIPEGFEIPMFTEQFGAFITFACLAAGVATYKNHLVKPAKKGAAK; this is encoded by the coding sequence ATGAGCGAAAAGAAAATTAAAGGTCAAGGCTTCTTCTCTAGATTAGCAACAGAGAACCCAGTATTTGCAACTTACTTAGGTATCTGTTCAACATTAGCAATCACAACAAGCTTAAATAGTGCAATCGGTATGGGTGTTGCGGTAATTGTTGTATTAACTTTATCCAACATCTTAGTATCGTTAATTGCTCCAATCACGCCAGATGATATTCATATTCCAGTGTATATCGTTATTATTGCGACATTAGTTACTATCGTTTCGATGTTTATGCATGCATACACACCAAGTCTATTTACAGCTTTAGGTGCATTCTTAGACTTAGTTGTTGTAAATTGTATTATCTTAGGACGTGCCGAAGCATACGCATGCAAGCACACAGTGCTTGAATCAATCGTTGATGGATTACAACAGGGTTGTGCTTACACATTCGCACTTCTTGCAATGTCACTTATCAGACAGTTATTAGGTACTGGTGGGTTATCTTTCTCAAATCCATTTACAAACAACGTTGTATTTGCATTCAGAATTATTCCAGAAGGATTTGAAATTCCAATGTTCACAGAGCAGTTTGGTGCATTTATCACATTTGCATGTTTAGCTGCTGGTGTAGCTACTTACAAGAACCATCTTGTAAAGCCAGCGAAGAAAGGAGCTGCTAAATAA
- a CDS encoding electron transport complex protein RnfA — MNLFTLLISGLLINNIILTKFLGMCPFMGVSTKLESAVGMGFAVIFVIFGASILAWGLYHFILVPFELEFMELICFILLIAAFVQFVELFVKKFSPELYKSLGIYLPLITTNCAVLYVAMDNITQKYTLAQTMVNSIAVPAGFMMMLVIFATIRKRLNQNDIPKAFQGNPIAFICAAIMAIAFSAFAGLV, encoded by the coding sequence ATGAATTTATTTACACTCTTGATCAGTGGATTACTGATTAACAATATTATTCTTACAAAGTTCTTAGGTATGTGCCCATTTATGGGAGTATCTACAAAACTTGAATCTGCAGTAGGTATGGGTTTTGCTGTTATCTTTGTTATCTTCGGTGCATCCATTCTTGCATGGGGACTTTATCACTTTATCTTGGTTCCATTTGAACTAGAGTTTATGGAACTAATCTGTTTCATCTTATTGATTGCAGCATTCGTTCAGTTCGTTGAACTGTTCGTTAAAAAGTTCTCACCAGAGCTTTATAAGTCATTAGGTATCTACTTACCACTCATTACAACAAACTGTGCAGTACTTTACGTAGCAATGGATAACATTACCCAGAAGTATACATTAGCACAAACGATGGTAAATTCTATTGCAGTACCTGCTGGCTTTATGATGATGCTAGTTATCTTTGCGACAATCCGCAAACGTTTAAATCAGAACGATATTCCGAAGGCATTCCAGGGCAATCCTATCGCTTTCATCTGTGCAGCAATTATGGCAATTGCATTCTCTGCATTTGCTGGATTAGTATAA
- a CDS encoding (Fe-S)-binding protein produces the protein MVVAILKAFGLMLVLGAVLGGILAFASVKFYVKEDNRKEELTALLPGYNCGACGNPGCAAMAVKLLAGESQVEQCKPSKPDQREAIKAYLAEHVG, from the coding sequence ATGGTAGTAGCAATTTTAAAAGCTTTTGGCTTGATGTTAGTGTTAGGTGCTGTTTTAGGTGGTATACTGGCATTTGCTTCCGTTAAGTTCTATGTTAAGGAAGACAATCGCAAGGAAGAGTTAACAGCCCTATTGCCTGGTTATAATTGCGGTGCTTGTGGTAATCCAGGCTGTGCTGCGATGGCTGTAAAGTTACTTGCTGGTGAATCACAAGTTGAACAGTGTAAACCAAGTAAGCCAGACCAAAGAGAAGCAATTAAAGCATATCTTGCTGAACATGTAGGTTAA
- the cpaB gene encoding Flp pilus assembly protein CpaB has translation MKKVKRTGIYALILCLWAVGNILAFRYYLAKTINLKTTYIAKHDIPPRTQIQTEDLTTIQVPEKYMQAYTWNEKSDIVGKYTTVQGMIPKGSMFYKDMLYNEKEVRDLAIIKLQEGMTIFTLETNVSALGSIEEGMYVDIYVSISQKKDVPITGILIRHAEVISIKDHKGLSLKDEQSSKVPYFIELGINQSDIDYLSLASSLGEVRLFPSKNSYKPDKSTLELDSKVTEYLKSLQQ, from the coding sequence ATGAAAAAAGTAAAAAGAACAGGAATTTATGCATTAATACTATGTTTGTGGGCAGTTGGAAATATACTTGCTTTTCGCTACTATCTAGCAAAAACGATTAATCTAAAGACAACATATATCGCAAAGCATGATATTCCACCACGTACGCAGATTCAAACAGAAGACCTAACAACGATTCAAGTTCCCGAAAAATACATGCAGGCATATACTTGGAATGAGAAATCAGATATTGTTGGCAAGTATACAACGGTTCAAGGAATGATTCCAAAGGGATCAATGTTTTATAAAGATATGCTTTATAACGAAAAAGAAGTCCGTGATCTTGCGATTATAAAACTTCAAGAGGGAATGACAATATTTACGTTAGAAACAAATGTATCTGCGCTAGGTAGTATAGAAGAGGGAATGTATGTGGATATTTATGTATCGATATCGCAAAAGAAAGATGTACCAATTACGGGAATTCTGATACGACATGCGGAGGTAATATCCATTAAAGATCACAAAGGGTTATCCCTCAAAGACGAACAATCTTCAAAGGTTCCATATTTCATCGAACTTGGAATCAATCAAAGTGATATTGATTATCTATCTCTAGCTTCTTCATTAGGGGAAGTAAGATTATTTCCATCTAAAAATTCTTACAAACCAGATAAGTCTACGTTAGAACTTGATTCTAAAGTGACAGAGTACTTAAAGTCTCTTCAACAGTAG
- a CDS encoding M48 family metallopeptidase, which translates to MRQINIGGELRNFVVEHKRNKRMYLRVKDDGTLFVTCPRYVSEQEILSFIFEKEEWILKVSKKERKKNRYLLDGTNRKEACWLGKVYPVEFIISKQCFMAVEDDRIVFYLPEIRDDIIRDIFYRTGNLQLKLMVEERRKEWDDHICLANYRNLPRITLKYMTSRWGSYSPMTHHISLSSRLIHFPVVCLGYVLLHEYAHILEGNHSKRFYDIIRIYMPEYKEYSDLLK; encoded by the coding sequence ATGAGACAAATAAATATCGGTGGTGAGCTACGAAATTTCGTGGTTGAACACAAGCGAAATAAGAGAATGTATTTACGTGTCAAGGATGATGGAACATTATTCGTTACCTGCCCACGCTATGTCAGTGAGCAGGAAATTCTGTCCTTTATCTTTGAAAAGGAAGAATGGATCTTAAAAGTTAGTAAAAAAGAAAGAAAAAAGAATCGTTATCTTTTGGATGGCACTAACCGTAAAGAAGCGTGTTGGTTAGGTAAGGTATATCCAGTGGAATTTATTATTTCAAAACAGTGCTTTATGGCAGTGGAGGATGATCGTATCGTATTCTATTTACCAGAGATTCGAGATGATATCATCCGAGATATTTTCTATCGCACAGGAAACTTACAACTGAAACTGATGGTGGAAGAAAGACGGAAAGAATGGGATGATCATATCTGTCTTGCGAATTATCGAAATCTTCCGCGTATTACACTAAAATACATGACGAGTAGATGGGGATCCTATTCACCGATGACACATCACATTAGTTTATCATCAAGACTCATCCATTTTCCGGTTGTATGTTTAGGTTATGTTTTATTACATGAGTATGCACATATCCTAGAAGGGAACCATTCGAAACGTTTTTATGATATCATCAGAATATATATGCCTGAATATAAGGAATACAGTGATTTATTGAAGTGA
- a CDS encoding mechanosensitive ion channel family protein, whose amino-acid sequence MGNIVKENSVFLFGNTIFENGAVGFIITFLITVIIAKIFTTILEKLVDHAMKKDARASMPFKYLLKILRTVIYVIATFAILMNVKPLQSVSTAILGATSVMTVVVGLAAQETFGNFIAGFFIVIYQPFHVGDMVNLPEKNISGTVIEITFRHTILNTIENTKIIVPNSTMNSAIVEDKAFGQKTYIRYLVLSVAYNTDIDKLERVITDVVVNTDGVIDTRSAEAKEKNLPINITVNEFLDSGIQIRFPFTTKSLGKSVETASKIRKALLVAFRENGIEIPYTKIQILK is encoded by the coding sequence ATGGGAAACATTGTAAAAGAAAACAGTGTGTTTTTATTTGGAAATACAATTTTTGAAAATGGAGCTGTAGGCTTTATCATTACATTTTTAATTACAGTGATTATCGCAAAGATTTTTACGACGATATTGGAAAAGTTAGTTGATCATGCGATGAAGAAAGATGCTAGAGCTAGTATGCCATTTAAGTATCTTCTGAAGATATTACGTACAGTGATTTATGTTATCGCAACATTTGCTATCTTGATGAATGTGAAGCCTTTACAAAGTGTTTCTACAGCGATACTAGGTGCGACAAGTGTTATGACAGTTGTTGTCGGTTTAGCTGCACAGGAAACGTTTGGTAACTTTATAGCAGGTTTCTTTATTGTTATCTACCAACCGTTCCATGTAGGAGATATGGTTAATCTTCCAGAGAAGAATATCTCTGGTACAGTGATTGAAATCACATTTCGTCATACGATTCTAAATACGATTGAGAATACAAAGATTATTGTGCCAAATAGTACAATGAATTCCGCAATCGTAGAAGATAAAGCATTTGGACAGAAGACATATATTCGCTACTTAGTTTTATCGGTTGCGTATAATACGGATATCGATAAACTGGAGAGAGTGATTACTGATGTTGTAGTAAATACGGATGGTGTTATTGATACTAGAAGTGCAGAAGCAAAAGAAAAGAATTTACCAATCAATATTACTGTAAATGAGTTTTTAGATAGCGGTATTCAGATTCGTTTCCCATTTACAACAAAGTCACTTGGTAAGAGTGTAGAGACTGCATCAAAGATTCGTAAGGCTTTACTAGTTGCGTTTAGAGAGAATGGAATTGAAATTCCATATACAAAGATTCAGATTCTTAAATAG